One Streptomyces sp. P9-A2 DNA window includes the following coding sequences:
- a CDS encoding thiazolylpeptide-type bacteriocin yields MNKDLSTLADEILELEAETFEISDYSDASEVVLAGCTSTSSTSTSSSTCSTTSCSA; encoded by the coding sequence ATGAACAAGGACCTGAGCACCCTCGCCGACGAGATCCTCGAGCTCGAGGCCGAGACCTTCGAGATCTCCGACTACTCGGACGCCAGCGAGGTCGTGCTGGCCGGCTGCACCAGCACCAGCTCCACCTCGACCTCCAGCTCCACCTGCAGCACCACCTCCTGCTCCGCCTGA
- a CDS encoding TOMM precursor leader peptide-binding protein: MPTTPYEETADTRPRVRRDVLFTETPDGVIFHNADGGFQLSSPSAYRFATLLVPHLDGSRTVAEICAGFPDPQKAMVGGLVKALYARRFARSVPDTGHRPGTSPDAAVTAHFAQQIAYLDHYADDAGDRFAAFRGTRVAVLGDGPVARWCALSLIRNGCAHVAVEAALAEGPATAAEFGRLREEAAELTALGAPAGVTVLPAAGPAGWDAYEGYDVVVAAAGRDAFRTAVALLGQGVPDGRTLLPAWTFGGRAVVGPVSAPGTDGCLACAALRLGATGDPAVAAGLWSQLALGTAPAPGPRGPLAAMLGNLLGYEVFRLVTEALPAETRGQVLLQDMASFDVLAERLLPHPHCPYCRARPVPPEPVDLTAAPSRPVFEPVVAAAPDAGATEGPLAELDRRSLAIRPSVGVFTRYADEPVTQTPLKVGAVQVGLGAAGTRTVVAFDVQHTAGARLRALDAAAEVYAEHVVPAFPAPGGAYLADNSEAARVRPQTLSTATGAGGDPVATWTPAISLLTKERILVPAGAVRPFGPDNQDRRFEPSRAGAGAGDGLPAAAAAGLLSALAHDALQRAVRGTGRTTALSPALLAGDPEGTFLLRSAGHLGLETELLDLGEADRTGVSVVLARTRPAEPGEPVRWAVGAALDRAAAAGDALRDLIGTVQLTAEGVLGTPDLGDPLLADLDAALIPVTAGVAEEEPAADRPPVTWADVLERLASAGRDALVVPTHAADLPAAGIHTVRVLLTGAAGDDR, translated from the coding sequence ATGCCCACGACGCCCTACGAGGAGACCGCGGACACCCGGCCCAGGGTGCGCCGCGACGTGCTGTTCACCGAGACGCCCGACGGCGTGATCTTCCACAACGCCGACGGTGGCTTCCAGCTCAGCTCCCCGTCCGCCTACCGGTTCGCCACACTCCTCGTCCCGCACCTGGACGGGAGCCGGACCGTGGCGGAGATCTGCGCGGGTTTCCCGGATCCCCAGAAGGCGATGGTCGGCGGCCTGGTCAAGGCGCTCTACGCCCGCCGCTTCGCCCGGTCCGTGCCGGATACCGGACACCGACCCGGCACGTCCCCGGACGCGGCGGTCACCGCACACTTCGCGCAGCAGATCGCCTACCTCGACCACTACGCCGACGATGCCGGGGACAGGTTCGCCGCGTTCCGCGGCACCCGTGTCGCGGTGCTCGGTGACGGCCCGGTCGCGCGCTGGTGCGCGTTGTCCCTGATACGCAACGGCTGCGCGCACGTCGCCGTGGAGGCCGCCCTGGCCGAAGGCCCCGCCACCGCCGCGGAGTTCGGTCGGCTCCGGGAGGAGGCGGCCGAACTCACCGCGCTGGGGGCCCCGGCCGGGGTGACGGTGCTGCCCGCGGCCGGCCCGGCCGGCTGGGACGCGTACGAGGGGTACGACGTGGTGGTCGCCGCCGCAGGGCGCGACGCGTTCCGGACCGCGGTCGCCCTGCTCGGCCAGGGTGTGCCCGACGGCCGCACGCTGCTGCCCGCCTGGACGTTCGGCGGCCGGGCGGTGGTCGGGCCGGTCAGTGCCCCCGGCACCGACGGCTGTCTCGCCTGCGCGGCGCTGCGGCTCGGCGCGACCGGGGACCCGGCGGTCGCGGCCGGCCTGTGGAGCCAACTGGCCCTGGGAACCGCTCCGGCTCCCGGGCCGCGCGGACCGCTCGCGGCGATGCTCGGCAACCTGCTCGGCTACGAGGTGTTCCGGCTGGTCACCGAGGCCCTGCCGGCCGAGACCCGGGGCCAGGTGCTGCTTCAGGACATGGCCTCCTTCGACGTCCTCGCGGAGCGGCTGCTCCCCCACCCGCACTGCCCGTACTGCCGGGCCCGGCCCGTCCCGCCCGAGCCCGTCGACCTGACCGCGGCCCCCTCGCGGCCCGTCTTCGAGCCGGTCGTCGCCGCCGCCCCGGACGCCGGCGCGACCGAGGGGCCGCTGGCCGAGCTGGACCGCCGGTCGCTCGCGATCCGGCCGTCCGTCGGGGTCTTCACCCGGTACGCGGACGAGCCGGTCACCCAGACCCCGCTGAAGGTCGGCGCGGTGCAGGTCGGACTGGGCGCGGCCGGGACCCGGACCGTAGTCGCGTTCGACGTCCAGCACACCGCGGGCGCCCGCCTGCGGGCTCTCGACGCCGCCGCCGAGGTCTACGCGGAGCACGTGGTGCCCGCCTTCCCCGCGCCGGGCGGCGCGTACCTCGCGGACAACTCGGAGGCCGCGCGGGTGCGGCCTCAGACGCTCTCCACGGCGACCGGCGCCGGGGGCGATCCGGTCGCCACCTGGACCCCGGCCATCTCCCTGCTGACCAAGGAGCGGATCCTGGTGCCGGCCGGTGCCGTGCGGCCGTTCGGGCCGGACAACCAGGACCGCCGGTTCGAGCCGTCGCGCGCCGGGGCCGGTGCGGGCGACGGGCTGCCCGCCGCCGCGGCGGCCGGACTGCTGTCGGCGCTCGCGCACGACGCGCTGCAGCGGGCCGTGCGCGGCACCGGACGGACCACGGCGCTCTCCCCCGCGCTGCTCGCCGGCGACCCCGAGGGAACCTTCCTGCTGCGTTCCGCCGGGCATCTGGGCCTGGAGACCGAACTCCTCGACCTCGGGGAGGCGGACCGCACCGGGGTGTCCGTGGTGCTGGCCCGTACCCGTCCCGCGGAGCCGGGCGAGCCGGTGCGGTGGGCCGTCGGCGCCGCCCTGGACCGGGCGGCGGCGGCCGGTGACGCCCTCCGCGACCTGATCGGTACGGTGCAGCTCACCGCCGAGGGGGTGCTGGGCACGCCCGACCTGGGAGATCCGCTGCTGGCCGATCTGGACGCGGCCCTGATCCCGGTCACCGCCGGCGTGGCCGAGGAGGAGCCGGCCGCCGACCGGCCTCCGGTGACATGGGCGGACGTCCTGGAGCGGCTGGCCTCGGCCGGCCGGGACGCCCTCGTCGTGCCCACGCACGCGGCCGACCTGCCGGCCGCCGGGATCCACACCGTCCGCGTTCTGCTCACCGGGGCGGCCGGCGATGACCGTTGA
- a CDS encoding BTAD domain-containing putative transcriptional regulator — protein MRFQLLGPLSITDGREVVVLPPAKPTSLLAALLVRPGEVVPTERLRQAVWGERQPATAKAALQSCVLRLRRLFAKYDIEEQSVVAVAGGYRLPADGDTLDLLHFRRLVSEAVGAGESELPLLRTALGLWQGPLLANVPSDLLHRDEVPRLVEEHLRVLERVCEIQLAHGRCREVLVDLWEATRTHPQHEGLSAQLMRALYGAGRQNEALAEYRRIRAHLRDELGVDPGAALQNLELAILRGEEFPGAALAERDGHGAAAGAAPYGGGRPGPDPSPRPRLPRVPGFTGRSRETAGLVDHLNDGGRRDGRTDSTPVIAVISGGPGMGKTALALHTARLVADRYPAGGVLLPLARPDGTPRPAVEAAAELRAVLPAGIPRGSCLVVLDDVVHPDQVRDLLDVPGCGALVVTSRMRLAALVATHGPAVLQLGALTPQESMALLTTVLGRERVAAEAAHARALTDLCGHVPLALRIAAARLLTRPKLRLADYAAWLRRDLPARLALPDDPRMSVPLTLDGALDRLPGPLADAHLRLARLSGQFTAPDAATALRMPETHAEELLERLLDTGLLDEEQPGTLRMNSLFRVHALHRTARTGDLPQAVVAPARLALPSGAT, from the coding sequence GTGCGTTTTCAGTTGCTCGGCCCGCTCAGCATCACCGACGGACGTGAGGTGGTCGTCCTGCCACCGGCCAAACCGACGTCGCTGCTGGCGGCGCTGCTGGTCCGGCCCGGCGAGGTGGTCCCCACGGAGCGGCTGCGCCAGGCCGTCTGGGGGGAGAGGCAGCCTGCGACGGCGAAGGCGGCCCTGCAGAGCTGTGTCCTGCGGCTGCGCCGTCTCTTCGCCAAGTACGACATCGAGGAGCAGTCGGTGGTCGCGGTCGCCGGGGGCTACCGCCTTCCGGCCGACGGCGACACCCTGGACCTGCTGCACTTCCGCCGCCTGGTGTCGGAGGCAGTCGGCGCCGGAGAGTCCGAACTCCCCTTGCTGCGCACGGCACTCGGCCTGTGGCAAGGACCGCTTCTGGCCAACGTCCCCTCCGACCTCCTGCACCGCGACGAGGTGCCCCGACTGGTCGAGGAACACCTGCGCGTCCTGGAACGCGTCTGCGAGATACAACTGGCCCACGGACGGTGTCGCGAGGTCCTGGTGGACCTGTGGGAGGCCACCCGGACCCATCCCCAGCACGAAGGACTCTCCGCCCAGTTGATGCGGGCGCTCTACGGGGCGGGACGGCAGAACGAGGCGCTCGCCGAGTACCGGAGGATCAGGGCCCACCTTCGGGACGAACTCGGCGTCGACCCGGGCGCGGCACTGCAGAACCTGGAACTGGCCATTCTGCGCGGCGAGGAATTCCCCGGCGCGGCACTCGCGGAGCGCGACGGGCACGGCGCCGCGGCCGGAGCGGCCCCGTACGGCGGCGGCCGCCCGGGACCGGACCCCTCGCCGCGCCCCCGGCTGCCCCGTGTCCCCGGCTTCACCGGACGCTCCCGCGAGACCGCCGGCCTCGTGGACCACCTGAACGACGGTGGCCGGCGCGACGGGCGGACCGACTCCACCCCGGTGATAGCGGTCATCTCCGGAGGGCCCGGGATGGGCAAGACCGCGCTGGCCCTGCACACCGCGCGACTGGTGGCCGACCGCTACCCGGCGGGCGGCGTACTGCTGCCGCTGGCCCGGCCCGACGGTACCCCGCGGCCCGCCGTCGAGGCGGCGGCCGAACTGCGTGCCGTGCTCCCCGCCGGCATCCCCCGCGGGTCGTGCCTGGTGGTGCTCGACGACGTCGTGCACCCGGACCAGGTACGGGACCTGCTCGACGTACCCGGCTGCGGCGCCCTCGTCGTCACGAGCCGCATGCGGCTGGCCGCCCTGGTCGCCACGCACGGCCCGGCGGTACTGCAACTGGGCGCGCTGACACCGCAGGAGTCGATGGCCCTGCTCACCACCGTCCTGGGGCGGGAGCGGGTCGCGGCGGAGGCCGCTCACGCACGTGCCCTCACGGACCTGTGCGGGCACGTCCCGCTCGCACTGCGGATCGCCGCCGCCCGGCTGCTGACCCGGCCCAAGCTGCGCCTGGCCGACTACGCCGCGTGGCTGCGCCGGGACCTGCCGGCCCGGCTGGCGCTGCCCGACGACCCCCGGATGTCGGTGCCCCTGACACTCGACGGAGCCCTGGACCGGTTGCCCGGGCCACTGGCCGACGCCCACCTGCGGCTGGCCCGGCTCAGCGGGCAGTTCACCGCACCGGACGCGGCCACCGCGCTCCGCATGCCCGAGACCCACGCCGAGGAACTGCTCGAGCGGCTCCTCGACACCGGGCTCCTCGACGAGGAACAGCCTGGAACTCTGCGCATGAACAGCCTGTTCCGGGTGCACGCGCTGCACCGGACGGCCCGGACGGGCGACCTCCCTCAGGCCGTTGTCGCCCCGGCCCGGCTCGCGCTGCCGTCCGGAGCCACCTGA
- a CDS encoding lantibiotic dehydratase, with translation MIPIDSGSPDTLPEPATDAHWELGRRFVLRAAGLPVEAVHGLRCPGTRRWADSVLDEEERLTAAGAALSDLLHTLVKSTTGPEEDPGDAAARRSLINLRRQIFNNRLPADPTAAVRLVAERDPETGRLTEEWLRDRARLEVLRAGGADLLAGELRENRRALREVLADDRLRLGLLLASPALDGRLDTYLRDTSPRPGNRLRKIERSALTYLYRTACKTSPFSTFTGIGLGTFTDGPADDGAALYTGEDWVSHVRLNVVALARLTELIRSDPGRRQDLPVVLSPGWGRDADRIRYVRHVLAAGDDSAAVTFDAVRDRLFFLRSSGTLERLLEWLGGRPDPVRHRDLVAWLESEHDAGREACERYASALLDLGMVQVPVLRADVHDRDPLRSYQEALRSLGAAWADRLAGLLDGPADCLARYPGAGVDERRALLGALRTGLLDAQRELGAAEPALPQTLVYEDVDTGDVSECASAVLGGDTGRALRAVEGVLPLFDLTLPQRITLMGFFIARYGRGGRCDDLLGLVHDFHEDFFDQYISFTSKRVSFDDQGAYVPEENWLGQGEMKSLDRARRHFHAGMCSLWRDDAERDAEEIELPAALLSETAGELDGITGHFTPQSHHLQLSRPEGGRPLVVLNKSYGGLAFPFSRFTHLYDGTAPDGDPAAPGFCDALRAEMAARCPDGAVLAEVTGGPVTSNLNLHGRLTGYQIVCPGETSTVPEEDRIHLDDLYVVHDEAAGRLVLRSRRLGREVVPVYLGYLVPIALPEIPRSLLLLSPSTMAPFDVWSGVPEGGSVGGVTRRPRVTHGDVVVGRRTWTADAEVLPVRAQGSGEEEHYLEYRRWQRAHGLPDRCFATVSHPGQGPIGAKPVHVDFDSPLCLATFDALVERKPGTRVAFREMLPAEDGLHLTSRRGRHVAELAVETFTTRRLPQSDQEVAPSCPN, from the coding sequence ATGATCCCGATAGATTCCGGTTCCCCGGACACCCTCCCGGAGCCCGCCACCGACGCCCACTGGGAACTCGGCCGGCGCTTCGTACTGCGCGCCGCCGGTCTTCCCGTCGAGGCCGTGCACGGCCTGCGTTGCCCCGGCACCCGCCGCTGGGCCGACAGCGTGCTGGACGAGGAGGAACGCCTGACTGCCGCCGGTGCGGCGCTGAGCGATCTGCTGCACACCCTGGTCAAGTCGACCACCGGCCCCGAGGAGGACCCGGGTGATGCGGCCGCCCGCCGCAGTCTGATCAACCTGCGGCGGCAGATCTTCAACAACCGGCTGCCGGCCGACCCCACGGCCGCCGTCCGCCTGGTGGCGGAACGGGACCCGGAGACCGGCCGGCTCACCGAGGAGTGGCTGCGCGACCGTGCCCGCCTGGAGGTGCTCCGGGCCGGCGGCGCCGACCTGCTCGCCGGTGAACTGCGGGAGAACCGCCGCGCGTTGCGCGAGGTGCTGGCCGACGACCGGCTGCGCCTCGGTCTGCTCCTCGCCTCACCCGCCCTCGACGGGCGGCTGGACACCTACCTGCGCGACACGAGCCCGCGGCCGGGCAACCGCCTGCGCAAGATCGAGCGGTCCGCGCTGACCTACCTGTACCGCACGGCCTGCAAGACCAGCCCGTTCAGCACCTTCACCGGCATCGGCCTGGGCACCTTCACCGACGGCCCCGCGGACGACGGGGCGGCGCTGTACACCGGCGAGGACTGGGTGAGCCACGTACGGCTCAACGTGGTGGCCCTGGCCCGGCTCACCGAACTGATCAGGTCCGACCCGGGACGCCGCCAGGACCTGCCGGTGGTCCTCTCGCCGGGATGGGGACGCGACGCCGACCGCATCCGCTATGTGCGCCATGTGCTGGCCGCGGGCGACGACAGCGCCGCGGTCACGTTCGACGCGGTCCGCGACCGGCTGTTCTTCCTGCGCAGCAGCGGAACCCTGGAGCGGCTGCTGGAGTGGCTCGGCGGACGCCCGGACCCGGTGCGCCACCGGGACCTGGTGGCCTGGCTGGAGAGCGAGCACGACGCGGGACGCGAGGCGTGCGAGCGGTACGCGTCGGCCCTGCTGGACCTCGGCATGGTGCAGGTGCCGGTGCTCCGCGCGGACGTGCACGACCGCGATCCGCTGCGCTCCTACCAGGAGGCCCTGCGCTCGCTGGGCGCCGCCTGGGCCGACCGGCTGGCCGGCCTGCTGGACGGCCCGGCCGACTGCCTCGCCCGCTACCCCGGGGCCGGTGTCGACGAACGCCGTGCCCTGTTGGGCGCCCTGCGGACGGGGCTCCTCGACGCCCAGCGGGAACTGGGGGCGGCCGAACCGGCGCTCCCGCAGACCCTGGTGTACGAGGACGTGGACACCGGTGACGTGTCGGAGTGCGCGTCCGCCGTGCTCGGCGGGGACACCGGCCGGGCCCTGCGCGCCGTCGAGGGCGTCCTGCCGCTGTTCGACCTGACGCTGCCGCAGCGCATCACTCTCATGGGCTTCTTCATCGCCCGTTACGGGCGCGGCGGCCGGTGCGACGATCTGCTCGGCCTGGTCCACGACTTCCACGAGGACTTCTTCGACCAGTACATCTCCTTCACCTCCAAGCGGGTCTCGTTCGACGACCAGGGTGCCTATGTGCCCGAGGAGAACTGGCTCGGGCAGGGCGAGATGAAGTCGCTCGACCGGGCCCGCCGCCACTTCCACGCGGGGATGTGCTCCCTGTGGCGGGACGACGCGGAACGCGACGCCGAGGAGATCGAGCTGCCCGCCGCGCTGCTGTCCGAGACCGCGGGCGAACTCGACGGGATCACCGGCCACTTCACCCCGCAGAGCCACCACCTGCAGCTGTCCCGGCCCGAGGGCGGCCGGCCCCTGGTGGTGCTCAACAAGTCGTACGGCGGACTGGCCTTCCCCTTCAGCCGGTTCACCCATCTCTACGACGGCACCGCCCCGGACGGCGACCCGGCCGCCCCCGGATTCTGCGACGCGCTGCGCGCGGAGATGGCGGCGCGTTGCCCGGACGGCGCCGTGCTGGCGGAGGTCACCGGCGGTCCGGTCACCAGCAACCTCAACCTGCACGGACGGCTGACCGGCTATCAGATAGTGTGCCCCGGCGAGACCAGCACCGTGCCCGAGGAGGACCGCATCCACCTGGACGACCTCTACGTCGTCCACGACGAGGCGGCCGGCCGTCTGGTGCTCCGCTCCCGCCGCCTCGGCCGCGAGGTCGTGCCGGTGTACCTCGGCTACCTCGTGCCGATCGCGCTTCCGGAGATCCCGCGCAGCCTGCTGCTCCTCTCCCCCAGCACCATGGCGCCCTTCGACGTCTGGTCGGGGGTGCCCGAGGGCGGGTCGGTCGGCGGGGTCACCCGCAGGCCCCGGGTCACGCACGGGGACGTGGTGGTCGGCCGGCGCACCTGGACCGCGGACGCCGAGGTCCTGCCGGTCCGCGCCCAGGGCTCGGGCGAGGAGGAGCACTACCTGGAGTACCGGCGCTGGCAGCGCGCCCACGGCCTGCCGGACCGCTGCTTCGCCACGGTCTCTCACCCCGGCCAGGGCCCCATCGGGGCCAAGCCCGTCCACGTCGACTTCGACAGCCCGCTGTGCCTGGCCACGTTCGACGCCCTGGTGGAGCGGAAGCCCGGTACCCGGGTGGCCTTCCGGGAGATGCTTCCCGCCGAGGACGGCCTCCATCTCACTTCCCGGCGCGGCCGGCACGTCGCCGAACTCGCCGTGGAGACCTTCACCACCCGCCGGCTGCCGCAGTCCGACCAGGAGGTCGCACCGTCATGTCCGAACTGA
- a CDS encoding TOMM precursor leader peptide-binding protein produces MTVDLTEAAAQPRRDACRRFAEDLRRALYDLPAVPGRPVPGIGVGALGVRDAFTDLGDAPDTVLPVHLYGRQAVIGPWPVEGRAGCAVCLRRRWQGVRSVGLREGLELRGGTREAGTWPYLVPFAAQAVATLIARLAAAGPDRDAPFPDVWLMDLEDLTVRHHPLVPEPDCPRCGTPEPVTAESAALSLRPAPKYRPGVGRVRPLDDYGLRVDAFANPHWGAIGPSVVCDVTSPTTSATVGCFSSRSGDYLRETFWGGHADTYHDSTRIGVLEGLERFAGMRARGRAVTLTAALDDLGPGAVDPRETGLYTDGFHRANPWVPPFTPDRAIPWVWGWSLRDGRPRPVPEILAFYHKPGIEHRFVQESSNGCASGGSLEEAVLSGLMEVLERDAFLLAWHGMQPLREIDPSTSADPRTRFMVDRMAMYGYRARFFDTRITFPVPVVTGVAERFDGGPARMCFGAGASLDPEAALAAALCEIATDSVQLLHRFERNADGYLAMAADHEKITSLHDHPLVYAVPEMGRHADFLLRQSAPARPMSVADLAWSRADGSGPDVRDDLLAAVESVTSAGFDVVVVDQTTPEQHALGLYTVKVLVPGLLPLDFGWSRQRARHMPRMRTALREAGLRADDLTEAGLNPGPHPFP; encoded by the coding sequence ATGACCGTTGACCTGACCGAGGCCGCCGCCCAGCCGCGCCGGGACGCGTGCCGCCGCTTCGCCGAGGACCTCCGCCGGGCCCTGTACGACCTGCCCGCCGTACCCGGACGCCCGGTCCCCGGCATCGGTGTCGGAGCGCTCGGGGTGCGGGACGCCTTCACCGACCTCGGGGATGCCCCGGACACCGTCCTGCCCGTGCATCTGTACGGCCGGCAGGCGGTGATCGGTCCCTGGCCCGTCGAGGGGCGGGCTGGCTGCGCCGTGTGCCTGCGGCGCCGCTGGCAGGGCGTGCGCTCGGTCGGTCTGCGGGAGGGCCTGGAACTGCGCGGCGGCACCCGGGAGGCGGGCACCTGGCCCTATCTGGTGCCGTTCGCCGCGCAGGCGGTCGCCACGCTGATCGCCCGGCTCGCCGCGGCCGGCCCGGACCGGGACGCGCCGTTCCCCGACGTGTGGCTGATGGACCTGGAGGACCTGACGGTTCGTCACCACCCGCTGGTGCCGGAGCCGGACTGCCCCCGCTGCGGCACCCCCGAGCCGGTGACGGCCGAGTCGGCGGCCCTGAGCCTGCGACCCGCGCCGAAGTACCGGCCGGGCGTCGGCCGGGTCCGCCCGCTGGACGACTACGGCCTGCGGGTGGACGCGTTCGCCAACCCGCACTGGGGAGCGATCGGCCCGTCGGTGGTGTGCGACGTCACCTCGCCGACCACCTCGGCCACGGTGGGCTGCTTCTCCAGCCGCTCCGGCGACTACCTGCGGGAGACGTTCTGGGGCGGGCACGCCGACACGTACCACGACAGCACCCGCATCGGCGTGCTGGAGGGCCTGGAACGCTTCGCCGGGATGCGTGCCCGGGGCCGCGCCGTCACCCTGACCGCCGCCCTGGACGACCTCGGGCCGGGCGCCGTCGACCCACGCGAGACCGGCCTGTACACGGACGGCTTCCACCGGGCGAACCCCTGGGTGCCTCCGTTCACACCGGACCGGGCCATCCCCTGGGTGTGGGGCTGGTCGCTGCGGGACGGGCGGCCGCGCCCCGTGCCGGAGATCCTGGCCTTCTACCACAAGCCGGGCATCGAGCACCGCTTCGTGCAGGAGAGCTCCAACGGCTGTGCCTCCGGGGGCAGTCTGGAGGAGGCCGTGCTCAGTGGACTGATGGAGGTCCTGGAACGGGACGCCTTCCTGCTCGCCTGGCACGGGATGCAGCCGCTGCGCGAGATCGATCCGTCGACCAGCGCCGACCCACGCACCCGCTTCATGGTCGACCGCATGGCCATGTACGGGTACCGGGCCCGCTTCTTCGACACCCGGATCACCTTCCCGGTACCCGTGGTCACCGGGGTCGCCGAGCGGTTCGACGGGGGGCCCGCCCGGATGTGCTTCGGGGCCGGGGCCTCCCTCGACCCGGAGGCCGCGCTCGCCGCCGCTCTGTGCGAGATCGCCACCGACTCGGTGCAGTTGCTGCACCGCTTCGAGCGCAACGCGGACGGGTACCTCGCCATGGCCGCCGACCACGAGAAGATCACCAGCCTGCACGACCACCCGCTGGTGTACGCGGTGCCGGAGATGGGCCGCCACGCCGACTTCCTGCTGCGGCAGTCCGCTCCCGCGCGGCCCATGAGCGTGGCCGACCTGGCCTGGAGCCGCGCCGACGGCTCCGGCCCGGATGTGCGGGACGACCTGCTCGCCGCCGTGGAGTCCGTGACGTCCGCCGGGTTCGACGTCGTCGTCGTCGACCAGACCACGCCCGAGCAGCACGCCCTCGGGCTGTACACCGTGAAGGTGCTGGTGCCGGGGCTGCTGCCGCTCGACTTCGGCTGGAGCAGGCAGCGGGCCCGGCACATGCCGCGCATGCGCACCGCACTGCGTGAGGCGGGGCTGCGTGCGGACGACCTGACCGAGGCCGGTCTCAACCCCGGCCCGCATCCGTTCCCATGA
- a CDS encoding nitroreductase family protein, whose amino-acid sequence MGYAHEYAHAVLHRGRVPMEPTDHVVNWDDGPRKGKYYPHAEAFALPATEDLAEVPIAPGLLPGTVPVRDGDAARGFSLPLLSAMLQDSYGLTGRRLGIQANTDLPGLPFYTHANWSRGTAGGGGLYPVSIHWASGASGPLTPGLHYYDIHRHALQRLLAGDVTDRVRRALGPDAPAEALDTDQYLILGVKYWQNSFKYNSFSFHVVSTDVGTLVHTWRIWAAARGLRLAPVMWFDESRLNELLGVKGEEETVFAVVPLHWDAPASSRAPALDDAPRTDPAHRPSVHHRDVERSRTLLDFTALREMHSATLAGAADRPAPGALAAAAALPADAGGDRVELPAPAFPGTGLRRTLRDRRSSFGRFDARRRVSGEHLSAVLAACSGTRLAGDTDPAGEVRLARMYAFVNHVEGVEQGAYVYDAERGDLRPVAAGPQGSFLQENYFLANYNLEQAGVVLVPTVRTTAVLDAVGDRGYRLAVGTAGAVAQSFYLAASALSLGAGVALGFDNVSFVERLGLADGDEAPLLIMALGHERPGSADFRHEIA is encoded by the coding sequence GTGGGGTACGCCCATGAATACGCGCACGCCGTCCTGCACCGCGGGCGCGTCCCGATGGAGCCCACCGACCACGTCGTGAACTGGGACGACGGCCCGCGCAAGGGCAAGTACTATCCGCACGCCGAGGCGTTCGCCCTGCCCGCCACCGAGGACCTCGCCGAGGTCCCGATCGCACCGGGGCTGCTGCCCGGCACGGTCCCGGTGCGGGACGGCGACGCCGCCCGCGGCTTCAGTCTGCCGCTGCTGTCGGCGATGCTCCAGGACTCCTACGGGCTGACCGGGCGCCGTCTGGGCATCCAGGCCAACACCGACCTGCCCGGTCTGCCGTTCTACACGCACGCCAACTGGTCGCGCGGCACCGCGGGCGGCGGGGGCCTGTACCCGGTGAGCATCCACTGGGCGTCCGGTGCCTCCGGTCCCCTCACCCCGGGCCTGCACTACTACGACATCCACCGGCACGCCCTGCAGCGGCTGCTGGCCGGCGACGTCACCGACCGGGTCCGCCGGGCACTGGGCCCGGACGCGCCCGCCGAGGCCCTCGACACCGACCAGTACCTGATCCTCGGCGTCAAGTACTGGCAGAACTCCTTCAAGTACAACAGCTTCTCCTTCCACGTGGTCTCCACCGACGTCGGCACCCTGGTGCACACCTGGCGGATCTGGGCCGCCGCCCGGGGACTGCGCCTCGCCCCCGTGATGTGGTTCGACGAGTCCCGGCTCAACGAACTGCTCGGGGTGAAGGGCGAGGAGGAGACCGTGTTCGCGGTCGTGCCGCTGCACTGGGACGCGCCGGCGTCCTCACGGGCCCCGGCCCTCGACGACGCCCCGCGCACCGACCCGGCCCACCGGCCCTCCGTCCACCACCGGGACGTCGAACGCTCCCGCACCCTGCTGGACTTCACCGCGCTGCGCGAGATGCACTCCGCGACCCTGGCCGGCGCCGCCGACCGGCCCGCTCCCGGGGCGCTGGCGGCCGCCGCGGCCCTGCCCGCCGACGCCGGCGGCGACCGGGTGGAGCTGCCCGCTCCGGCCTTCCCCGGCACCGGTCTGCGCCGGACCCTGCGCGACCGGCGCTCCAGCTTCGGCCGGTTCGACGCCCGGCGCCGGGTGTCCGGGGAGCATCTGTCGGCGGTGCTGGCGGCCTGCTCCGGGACCCGGCTGGCGGGCGACACCGACCCGGCCGGTGAGGTCCGCCTCGCCCGGATGTACGCCTTCGTCAACCACGTCGAGGGGGTGGAGCAGGGAGCGTACGTCTACGACGCCGAACGCGGCGACCTGCGGCCGGTGGCCGCCGGCCCGCAGGGCTCCTTCCTGCAGGAGAACTACTTTCTGGCCAACTACAACCTGGAGCAGGCCGGGGTGGTGCTCGTGCCCACCGTGCGGACCACCGCCGTGCTGGACGCCGTCGGCGACCGCGGCTACCGGCTGGCCGTCGGCACCGCCGGCGCCGTCGCGCAGAGCTTCTACCTGGCGGCGTCCGCCCTGAGCCTGGGCGCCGGTGTGGCGCTCGGTTTCGACAACGTCTCCTTCGTCGAGCGGCTCGGCCTGGCGGACGGGGACGAGGCCCCCCTGCTCATCATGGCCCTCGGTCACGAACGGCCCGGGTCCGCCGACTTCCGCCACGAGATCGCCTGA